Proteins from a single region of Pyrus communis chromosome 6, drPyrComm1.1, whole genome shotgun sequence:
- the LOC137737892 gene encoding phytochrome B-like isoform X2 — MASGGQSSGTSNIKAHHNTESMSKAIAQYTVDARLHAVFEQSGESGKSFDYSQSMKTTKDSVPEQQITAYLSRIQRGGHVQPFGCMMAVDEATFGVIAYSENARDMLDLTPHSVPILDKPEILTIGTDIRTLFTPSSAVLLEKAFGALEITLLNPIWIHSKISGKPFYAILHRIDVGVVIDLEPARTEDAALSIAGAVQSQKLAVRAISQLQSLPGGDIKLLCDTVVESVRELTDYDRVMVYKFHEDEHGEVVAESKRPDLEPYIGLHYPATDIPQASRFLFRQNRVRMIVDCHANPVDVIQDEGLMQPLCLVGSTLRAPHGCHSQYMANMGSIASLALAVIINGTDEEALGGRNSMRLWGLVVCHHTSARCIPFPLRYACEFLMQAFGLQLNMELQLASQMSEKHVLRTQTLLCDMLLRDSPTGIVTQNPSIMDLVKCDGAALYYQGKYYPLGVTPTKAQIKDIVEWLLAFHGSSTGLSTDSLGDAGYPGAASLGDAVCGMAAAYSTKRDFLFWFRSHTGKEIKWGGAKHHPEDKDDGQRMHPRSSFKAFLEVVKSRSLPWENAEMDAIHSLQIILRDSFKDTETNHSKAVMQTQVGDLELQGINELSSVAREMVRLIETATAPIFAVDINGCINGWNAKVAELTRLSVEEATGKSLVHDLVYKESEEIVEKLLSRALKGEEDKNVEIKMRTFGPENDNKPVFVVVNACSSKDYANNIVGVCFVGQDVTGQKVVMDKFIKIQGDYKAIVHSPNPLIPPIFASDDNTCCSEWNAAMAKLTGWSHGEILGKMLVGEVFGGCCRIKGPDAKTKFMIVLHNAIEGLDTDKFPFSFFDRNGKYVQALLTANKRVNTEGQVIGAFCFLQIASPELQQALNVQRQQEKECLSKMKELAYICQEVKNPLSGIRFTNSLLEATDLTEDQRQFLETGAACEKQILKIIKDVDLDSIDNGSLELEKAEFLLGGVINAVVSQVMLLIRERDLQLIRDIPEEIKTLAVYGDQVRIQQILADFLLNMVRYAPSPEGWVEIHVLPILKKVPDGITLVRTEFRLVCPGEGLPPQLVQDMFHSSQWMTQEGLGLSMCRKILKLMNGDVQYIRESERCYFLITLELPMPRRPTNSID; from the exons ATGGCGTCAGGCGGTCAATCGTCGGGCACCAGCAATATCAAAGCTCACCACAACACGGAGTCTATGAGCAAAGCCATTGCTCAGTACACCGTTGATGCTCGGCTGCACGCGGTGTTCGAGCAGTCCGGCGAGTCCGGCAAGTCGTTCGACTACTCGCAGAGCATGAAAACCACCAAAGATTCGGTTCCGGAGCAGCAGATTACGGCGTACCTTTCGAGGATTCAGAGGGGCGGCCATGTCCAACCGTTCGGGTGCATGATGGCTGTGGACGAAGCCACGTTTGGAGTCATTGCGTACAGCGAGAACGCCCGTGACATGCTCGACCTAACGCCGCATTCAGTTCCTATCCTTGATAAGCCGGAGATTCTCACAATTGGGACCGACATCCGTACGCTGTTCACGCCGTCGAGCGCGGTTTTGCTGGAGAAGGCATTTGGCGCTCTGGAGATTACGCTTTTGAACCCGATTTGGATCCACTCCAAGATTTCTGGAAAGCCCTTCTATGCAATTTTGCATAGGATTGATGTTGGGGTCGTGATTGATTTGGAGCCTGCGAGAACAGAGGACGCTGCGCTGTCGATTGCTGGCGCGGTGCAGTCGCAGAAGCTGGCGGTGAGGGCGATTTCGCAGCTGCAGTCGCTGCCGGGCGGCGACATTAAGCTTTTGTGTGATACTGTGGTGGAGAGTGTGAGGGAGCTTACTGATTATGATAGAGTTATGGTTTATAAGTTTCATGAGGATGAGCATGGTGAGGTTGTGGCTGAGAGCAAAAGGCCTGACCTGGAGCCGTACATTGGGCTGCACTACCCGGCCACGGATATTCCACAGGCGTCAAGGTTCTTGTTCAGGCAGAACCGGGTTCGAATGATAGTAGATTGTCACGCCAATCCGGTTGATGTGATTCAGGATGAAGGGTTGATGCAGCCTTTGTGCTTGGTCGGATCCACACTAAGAGCTCCTCATGGTTGCCATTCCCAGTACATGGCTAATATGGGGTCCATTGCGTCATTGGCGTTGGCGGTAATCATCAATGGAACTGATGAGGAAGCTCTTGGAGGGAGGAATTCAATGAGATTATGGGGCCTGGTTGTTTGCCATCACACCTCCGCTCGGTGTATTCCATTTCCGCTTCGGTATGCTTGTGAGTTTTTAATGCAGGCCTTTGGACTTCAGTTAAATATGGAATTGCAATTGGCTTCACAAATGTCTGAGAAACATGTTTTAAGGACGCAGACTCTGTTGTGTGACATGCTTCTGCGTGACTCCCCGACTGGCATAGTCACTCAAAATCCTAGTATAATGGACCTTGTTAAGTGTGATGGGGCTGCACTCTACTACCAAGGGAAGTACTACCCGCTTGGTGTGACGCCTACCAAAGCCCAGATAAAGGACATTGTGGAATGGTTGTTGGCTTTCCATGGAAGTTCAACTGGTTTGAGCACAGATAGTTTGGGTGATGCCGGTTACCCTGGAGCTGCCTCTCTTGGTGATGCAGTTTGCGGGATGGCGGCTGCTTATAGTACTAAAAGGGATTTTCTGTTCTGGTTTCGATCCCACACTGGGAAAGAGATCAAATGGGGTGGAGCAAAGCATCATCCAGAGGACAAGGATGATGGGCAGAGGATGCATCCACGCTCTTCATTCAAGGCGTTTCTGGAAGTAGTTAAAAGCCGGAGTTTGCCATGGGAGAATGCAGAAATGGATGCAATACACTCTTTGCAGATTATTTTGCGTGACTCGTTTAAGGACACAGAGACAAACCATTCAAAAGCTGTTATGCAGACCCAGGTTGGTGATCTGGAGCTCCAAGGGATCAATGAGCTCAGCTCTGTAGCAAGAGAAATGGTTAGGTTGATAGAGACTGCAACTGCTCCCATATTTGCTGTCGATATTAATGGCTGTATAAATGGGTGGAATGCAAAGGTTGCAGAGTTGACCAGACTCTCAGTTGAGGAAGCTACCGGGAAGTCTTTGGTTCATGATCTCGTTTACAAAGAATCTGAAGAAATTGTTGAAAAACTTCTGTCCCGCGCGTTAAAAG GTGAAGAAGATAAGAATGTGGAAATCAAAATGAGGACATTTGGGCCAGAGAATGATAACAAGCCTGTTTTTGTTGTGGTTAATGCTTGCTCTAGCAAGGATTACGCTAATAACATAGTTGGAGTTTGCTTTGTTGGTCAGGATGTTACTGGTCAAAAAGTAGTAATGgacaaattcataaaaatacAAGGTGATTACAAGGCCATTGTTCATAGCCCCAATCCTTTGATCCCACCCATATTTGCTTCAGATGATAACACATGTTGCTCGGAATGGAACGCTGCCATGGCAAAGCTCACTGGGTGGAGCCACGGAGAAATCCTTGGAAAAATGTTGGTTGGAGAGGTCTTTGGCGGTTGCTGTCGTATCAAGGGTCCAGATGCTAAGACAAAATTCATGATTGTCTTGCACAATGCCATCGAAGGGCTAGACACAGATAAATTCCCCTTTTCATTCTTTGACCGGAATGGGAAATATGTACAAGCTCTCTTGACAGCGAATAAGAGGGTGAATACGGAAGGTCAGGTTATTGGAGCTTTCTGCTTTTTGCAGATTGCGAGTCCAGAACTGCAGCAGGCTCTTAATGTTCAGAGGCAACAGGAAAAGGAATGTTTATCTAAGATGAAAGAATTGGCTTACATTTGCCAGGAGGTAAAAAATCCTTTAAGCGGTATACGTTTTACTAACTCACTTTTGGAGGCTACAGACTTAACTGAAGATCAAAGGCAGTTTCTGGAGACTGGTGCTGCTTGTGAGAAGCAAATTTTGAAGATTATAAAAGATGTAGATCTGGATAGCATCGACAATGG ATCATTGGAGCTTGAGAAGGCAGAATTCTTACTTGGGGGTGTCATAAATGCTGTTGTTAGCCAAGTAATGTTATTGATAAGAGAAAGAGATCTACAGCTGATTCGGGATATTCCTGAAGAAATCAAAACATTGGCTGTTTATGGTGATCAAGTGAGAATTCAGCAGATCTTGGCCGATTTCTTATTGAATATGGTACGTTATGCACCCTCTCCTGAAGGCTGGGTGGAGATTCATGTTCTTCCAATCTTGAAGAAAGTACCTGATGGAATCACTCTGGTTCGTACTGAATTCAG
- the LOC137737892 gene encoding phytochrome B-like isoform X1, with product MASGGQSSGTSNIKAHHNTESMSKAIAQYTVDARLHAVFEQSGESGKSFDYSQSMKTTKDSVPEQQITAYLSRIQRGGHVQPFGCMMAVDEATFGVIAYSENARDMLDLTPHSVPILDKPEILTIGTDIRTLFTPSSAVLLEKAFGALEITLLNPIWIHSKISGKPFYAILHRIDVGVVIDLEPARTEDAALSIAGAVQSQKLAVRAISQLQSLPGGDIKLLCDTVVESVRELTDYDRVMVYKFHEDEHGEVVAESKRPDLEPYIGLHYPATDIPQASRFLFRQNRVRMIVDCHANPVDVIQDEGLMQPLCLVGSTLRAPHGCHSQYMANMGSIASLALAVIINGTDEEALGGRNSMRLWGLVVCHHTSARCIPFPLRYACEFLMQAFGLQLNMELQLASQMSEKHVLRTQTLLCDMLLRDSPTGIVTQNPSIMDLVKCDGAALYYQGKYYPLGVTPTKAQIKDIVEWLLAFHGSSTGLSTDSLGDAGYPGAASLGDAVCGMAAAYSTKRDFLFWFRSHTGKEIKWGGAKHHPEDKDDGQRMHPRSSFKAFLEVVKSRSLPWENAEMDAIHSLQIILRDSFKDTETNHSKAVMQTQVGDLELQGINELSSVAREMVRLIETATAPIFAVDINGCINGWNAKVAELTRLSVEEATGKSLVHDLVYKESEEIVEKLLSRALKGEEDKNVEIKMRTFGPENDNKPVFVVVNACSSKDYANNIVGVCFVGQDVTGQKVVMDKFIKIQGDYKAIVHSPNPLIPPIFASDDNTCCSEWNAAMAKLTGWSHGEILGKMLVGEVFGGCCRIKGPDAKTKFMIVLHNAIEGLDTDKFPFSFFDRNGKYVQALLTANKRVNTEGQVIGAFCFLQIASPELQQALNVQRQQEKECLSKMKELAYICQEVKNPLSGIRFTNSLLEATDLTEDQRQFLETGAACEKQILKIIKDVDLDSIDNGFSIRSLELEKAEFLLGGVINAVVSQVMLLIRERDLQLIRDIPEEIKTLAVYGDQVRIQQILADFLLNMVRYAPSPEGWVEIHVLPILKKVPDGITLVRTEFRLVCPGEGLPPQLVQDMFHSSQWMTQEGLGLSMCRKILKLMNGDVQYIRESERCYFLITLELPMPRRPTNSID from the exons ATGGCGTCAGGCGGTCAATCGTCGGGCACCAGCAATATCAAAGCTCACCACAACACGGAGTCTATGAGCAAAGCCATTGCTCAGTACACCGTTGATGCTCGGCTGCACGCGGTGTTCGAGCAGTCCGGCGAGTCCGGCAAGTCGTTCGACTACTCGCAGAGCATGAAAACCACCAAAGATTCGGTTCCGGAGCAGCAGATTACGGCGTACCTTTCGAGGATTCAGAGGGGCGGCCATGTCCAACCGTTCGGGTGCATGATGGCTGTGGACGAAGCCACGTTTGGAGTCATTGCGTACAGCGAGAACGCCCGTGACATGCTCGACCTAACGCCGCATTCAGTTCCTATCCTTGATAAGCCGGAGATTCTCACAATTGGGACCGACATCCGTACGCTGTTCACGCCGTCGAGCGCGGTTTTGCTGGAGAAGGCATTTGGCGCTCTGGAGATTACGCTTTTGAACCCGATTTGGATCCACTCCAAGATTTCTGGAAAGCCCTTCTATGCAATTTTGCATAGGATTGATGTTGGGGTCGTGATTGATTTGGAGCCTGCGAGAACAGAGGACGCTGCGCTGTCGATTGCTGGCGCGGTGCAGTCGCAGAAGCTGGCGGTGAGGGCGATTTCGCAGCTGCAGTCGCTGCCGGGCGGCGACATTAAGCTTTTGTGTGATACTGTGGTGGAGAGTGTGAGGGAGCTTACTGATTATGATAGAGTTATGGTTTATAAGTTTCATGAGGATGAGCATGGTGAGGTTGTGGCTGAGAGCAAAAGGCCTGACCTGGAGCCGTACATTGGGCTGCACTACCCGGCCACGGATATTCCACAGGCGTCAAGGTTCTTGTTCAGGCAGAACCGGGTTCGAATGATAGTAGATTGTCACGCCAATCCGGTTGATGTGATTCAGGATGAAGGGTTGATGCAGCCTTTGTGCTTGGTCGGATCCACACTAAGAGCTCCTCATGGTTGCCATTCCCAGTACATGGCTAATATGGGGTCCATTGCGTCATTGGCGTTGGCGGTAATCATCAATGGAACTGATGAGGAAGCTCTTGGAGGGAGGAATTCAATGAGATTATGGGGCCTGGTTGTTTGCCATCACACCTCCGCTCGGTGTATTCCATTTCCGCTTCGGTATGCTTGTGAGTTTTTAATGCAGGCCTTTGGACTTCAGTTAAATATGGAATTGCAATTGGCTTCACAAATGTCTGAGAAACATGTTTTAAGGACGCAGACTCTGTTGTGTGACATGCTTCTGCGTGACTCCCCGACTGGCATAGTCACTCAAAATCCTAGTATAATGGACCTTGTTAAGTGTGATGGGGCTGCACTCTACTACCAAGGGAAGTACTACCCGCTTGGTGTGACGCCTACCAAAGCCCAGATAAAGGACATTGTGGAATGGTTGTTGGCTTTCCATGGAAGTTCAACTGGTTTGAGCACAGATAGTTTGGGTGATGCCGGTTACCCTGGAGCTGCCTCTCTTGGTGATGCAGTTTGCGGGATGGCGGCTGCTTATAGTACTAAAAGGGATTTTCTGTTCTGGTTTCGATCCCACACTGGGAAAGAGATCAAATGGGGTGGAGCAAAGCATCATCCAGAGGACAAGGATGATGGGCAGAGGATGCATCCACGCTCTTCATTCAAGGCGTTTCTGGAAGTAGTTAAAAGCCGGAGTTTGCCATGGGAGAATGCAGAAATGGATGCAATACACTCTTTGCAGATTATTTTGCGTGACTCGTTTAAGGACACAGAGACAAACCATTCAAAAGCTGTTATGCAGACCCAGGTTGGTGATCTGGAGCTCCAAGGGATCAATGAGCTCAGCTCTGTAGCAAGAGAAATGGTTAGGTTGATAGAGACTGCAACTGCTCCCATATTTGCTGTCGATATTAATGGCTGTATAAATGGGTGGAATGCAAAGGTTGCAGAGTTGACCAGACTCTCAGTTGAGGAAGCTACCGGGAAGTCTTTGGTTCATGATCTCGTTTACAAAGAATCTGAAGAAATTGTTGAAAAACTTCTGTCCCGCGCGTTAAAAG GTGAAGAAGATAAGAATGTGGAAATCAAAATGAGGACATTTGGGCCAGAGAATGATAACAAGCCTGTTTTTGTTGTGGTTAATGCTTGCTCTAGCAAGGATTACGCTAATAACATAGTTGGAGTTTGCTTTGTTGGTCAGGATGTTACTGGTCAAAAAGTAGTAATGgacaaattcataaaaatacAAGGTGATTACAAGGCCATTGTTCATAGCCCCAATCCTTTGATCCCACCCATATTTGCTTCAGATGATAACACATGTTGCTCGGAATGGAACGCTGCCATGGCAAAGCTCACTGGGTGGAGCCACGGAGAAATCCTTGGAAAAATGTTGGTTGGAGAGGTCTTTGGCGGTTGCTGTCGTATCAAGGGTCCAGATGCTAAGACAAAATTCATGATTGTCTTGCACAATGCCATCGAAGGGCTAGACACAGATAAATTCCCCTTTTCATTCTTTGACCGGAATGGGAAATATGTACAAGCTCTCTTGACAGCGAATAAGAGGGTGAATACGGAAGGTCAGGTTATTGGAGCTTTCTGCTTTTTGCAGATTGCGAGTCCAGAACTGCAGCAGGCTCTTAATGTTCAGAGGCAACAGGAAAAGGAATGTTTATCTAAGATGAAAGAATTGGCTTACATTTGCCAGGAGGTAAAAAATCCTTTAAGCGGTATACGTTTTACTAACTCACTTTTGGAGGCTACAGACTTAACTGAAGATCAAAGGCAGTTTCTGGAGACTGGTGCTGCTTGTGAGAAGCAAATTTTGAAGATTATAAAAGATGTAGATCTGGATAGCATCGACAATGG CTTTTCAATTAGATCATTGGAGCTTGAGAAGGCAGAATTCTTACTTGGGGGTGTCATAAATGCTGTTGTTAGCCAAGTAATGTTATTGATAAGAGAAAGAGATCTACAGCTGATTCGGGATATTCCTGAAGAAATCAAAACATTGGCTGTTTATGGTGATCAAGTGAGAATTCAGCAGATCTTGGCCGATTTCTTATTGAATATGGTACGTTATGCACCCTCTCCTGAAGGCTGGGTGGAGATTCATGTTCTTCCAATCTTGAAGAAAGTACCTGATGGAATCACTCTGGTTCGTACTGAATTCAG